Proteins from a genomic interval of Kozakia baliensis:
- a CDS encoding ImuA family protein, translated as MAQETHDTLTLLRAQVARLERPPIASPVSGVLPTGTPAIDAHLGGGLRRGSVHEIVGTGADHATGVRPTRFVASILARATGPIVWVRGAGTDLCLAGLRQLGLSPGRLILVETTPEQVAALAEDILRERGIFAMVADITAPMTLTATRRLQLAAEKSGATGFLIHQAKADGRRGKPPPLPASACQTRWRVGAAPCVLPFSPSCRTPLPGPARWQVDLLRQRGGPVASWTLEISDDDATLPLRLASPLEDRSVASPTPRHLHLLRSGSAGA; from the coding sequence ATGGCGCAAGAAACCCACGACACCCTGACGCTGCTGCGCGCGCAAGTGGCGCGCCTCGAGCGCCCGCCGATCGCTTCGCCAGTCTCTGGCGTGTTGCCAACCGGCACGCCCGCGATCGATGCCCATCTGGGCGGCGGATTACGTCGTGGATCGGTGCATGAAATCGTGGGCACCGGCGCCGATCACGCGACCGGCGTCCGACCGACCCGCTTCGTCGCCTCCATCCTCGCCCGTGCGACGGGTCCCATCGTCTGGGTGCGCGGGGCTGGCACCGATCTTTGTCTTGCGGGCCTGCGTCAACTCGGTCTTTCGCCCGGCCGCTTGATTTTGGTGGAAACCACACCGGAGCAAGTGGCGGCGCTCGCCGAAGACATTCTGCGCGAGCGCGGTATTTTCGCCATGGTCGCGGATATCACCGCGCCGATGACGCTCACCGCAACCCGACGTCTTCAACTCGCCGCCGAGAAGAGCGGCGCCACCGGTTTCCTGATCCATCAAGCCAAGGCCGACGGGCGGCGCGGCAAACCACCCCCTCTTCCCGCTTCCGCCTGCCAAACCCGCTGGCGGGTCGGTGCAGCCCCTTGTGTGTTGCCGTTTAGCCCTTCCTGCCGTACGCCCCTCCCCGGCCCGGCGCGCTGGCAGGTCGACCTCCTGCGTCAGCGCGGCGGACCGGTGGCCTCCTGGACACTCGAGATTTCCGATGACGACGCGACGCTTCCTCTCCGTCTGGCTTCCCCTCTGGAGGACCGATCTGTGGCGTCGCCGACACCCCGACATCTGCATCTCCTCCGGTCTGGTTCTGCAGGCGCATGA
- a CDS encoding Y-family DNA polymerase: protein MTTRRFLSVWLPLWRTDLWRRRHPDICISSGLVLQAHDGRKPVVLATDATAQGRGIRAGMTLAHAQSLAPDLQVAPATPDRDDEALLRFADWCFGFSPIVAPDRLDGLWIDTTGCDHLQGGEAPMLEALRGQIAERGYAVRLALADTPGAAQAVARFGRDAVSIVPPGGQRNALWLLPITALRIEATRVADLRRLGLRTIGALLEARVRLWCGVSARRS, encoded by the coding sequence ATGACGACGCGACGCTTCCTCTCCGTCTGGCTTCCCCTCTGGAGGACCGATCTGTGGCGTCGCCGACACCCCGACATCTGCATCTCCTCCGGTCTGGTTCTGCAGGCGCATGACGGTCGCAAGCCAGTTGTTCTGGCGACCGATGCGACAGCGCAAGGGCGGGGCATCCGCGCGGGCATGACGCTCGCGCACGCGCAAAGTCTCGCGCCGGACCTGCAGGTGGCTCCCGCCACGCCGGACCGCGATGACGAAGCACTTTTGCGTTTTGCCGATTGGTGTTTTGGCTTCTCGCCGATCGTGGCCCCCGACCGGCTGGACGGCCTCTGGATCGACACCACAGGATGCGATCACCTGCAGGGTGGTGAGGCGCCGATGCTGGAGGCGCTGCGCGGACAGATCGCTGAGCGGGGATATGCGGTGCGTCTTGCCCTTGCCGACACGCCCGGCGCGGCACAGGCCGTGGCGCGGTTCGGCCGCGACGCGGTCTCGATCGTGCCGCCGGGCGGTCAGCGCAACGCCCTTTGGCTCCTGCCGATCACTGCCCTGCGGATCGAGGCCACAAGGGTGGCCGACCTGCGTCGTCTCGGGCTGCGCACGATCGGCGCCCTGCTCGAGGCCCGCGTGCGCCTTTGGTGCGGCGTTTCGGCACGGAGGTCATGA
- a CDS encoding DNA polymerase Y subunit UmuC family protein, whose amino-acid sequence MTRLDQALGHVREPLQPLQPRDVIQARRGFVEPIGTAEAIGTVIDTLTPEICVALSQRGLGARWVDLHCHRVDDTVQIVRVGLAAPVNDVGHLARLLHERIETIEPGFGIEAMRLFVTCAERLNAGRQVASLLTTTGSSSQDADLACLVDRLRNRVGPDKVVWLEPRAAHWPEHAQRIRRVEERPTGARGEEAGIFLAHERPPRPVRLFSPPTPVSVTSLLPDGAPMQFVWQGRPRRIRAADGPERLHGDWWGEDGKLGAVRDYWVAEDELGERFWLFRRGDGVHDWSGDRAWFLHGLF is encoded by the coding sequence ATGACACGCCTCGATCAAGCTCTGGGCCATGTGCGCGAACCGCTTCAACCGCTTCAGCCCCGCGACGTCATTCAGGCGCGGCGCGGCTTCGTCGAGCCGATCGGCACCGCTGAGGCGATCGGCACCGTCATCGACACGCTGACCCCCGAAATCTGCGTCGCCCTGAGCCAACGCGGGCTCGGTGCGCGTTGGGTGGATCTACACTGCCACCGCGTCGATGACACGGTGCAGATCGTGCGCGTCGGCCTGGCTGCCCCGGTGAACGATGTCGGGCATCTCGCGCGCCTACTGCACGAGCGCATCGAGACGATCGAGCCGGGTTTCGGCATCGAGGCGATGCGCTTGTTCGTCACCTGCGCCGAACGCCTGAACGCAGGGCGACAAGTCGCCAGTCTTTTGACCACCACCGGTTCTTCGTCTCAAGACGCCGATCTGGCTTGTCTGGTCGATCGGCTGCGCAATCGGGTTGGCCCCGACAAGGTGGTCTGGCTTGAGCCAAGAGCCGCGCATTGGCCGGAACACGCCCAGCGTATCCGGCGCGTCGAGGAACGTCCGACCGGGGCTCGCGGAGAAGAAGCAGGTATTTTTCTTGCTCACGAGAGACCGCCGCGCCCCGTGCGCCTGTTTTCTCCGCCCACCCCGGTTTCCGTCACCAGCCTGCTGCCGGATGGCGCGCCGATGCAGTTCGTCTGGCAGGGCCGGCCACGCCGGATCCGCGCCGCCGACGGACCCGAGCGGCTGCATGGCGATTGGTGGGGCGAGGACGGCAAGCTGGGCGCGGTCCGCGACTATTGGGTGGCCGAGGACGAGCTGGGCGAACGGTTCTGGCTGTTCCGGCGCGGGGACGGTGTGCATGACTGGTCCGGCGACCGGGCCTGGTTCCTGCATGGGCTGTTCTGA